The proteins below are encoded in one region of Candidatus Cloacimonadota bacterium:
- a CDS encoding tetratricopeptide repeat protein, whose translation MRKIVPLFLLAFALASCIQVNTLYNARKYFAAAQARPLNANGRPNNQAVEEYTKTIQKCGIILSNETRDSRSDDALFLMARALYYKGNSAFQAKDQFESLIKGWPDSPFFGEAHIYLARVLRDINRKEEAVKVLQEFILDPQHKKLHPRALLTLAEFNIADKDYLQAQYWLGRIITDYPKSSEYREAFFIYGQNYFIQQDYQAALEEFQKIAKDGRIPQAMKLDARYYVALNQFLLGDHEQSRKTLQKLLKDELRPEKISQARVLQARLMLARGDAEQGLAEIEDISKVYPRTLSSAEAQYRLGEHFFYQAMDLEKAGTAYNKVRTEFANSELAEPGQQKATAVNQLKARVSFDPTVNLQQFVDYHISAAENYFNVFSLPDSALLMYQRIIDSRDSLVTLRDSVAVELAPKQGRVDSLSVALAALPEPVMPDSTVVIADSLAVAADSLAVADSLNLAETEIIKDLEAGADSLNLAETEIIKDLEAGADSLLITELAPDLETVADSLNLAETEIIKDVEAGADSLSLPQLDPDPDTVADSLDLAETEIIRDLEAGADSLLITELAPDPETVADSLDIIESAPDPEEQRRQLQQQLTSAETELKQAQDRLQALDTLLQRYDRELIPLALFSQANIHSRTGPDRPRMEAIYADMLARFPNNKYTNALEDLLAGETVRLVDPAEEAQELLLDRAFGLAESAPDSMLVILNELAASDYLPISLKANYRLGWYHTFELPDTTAARPYLDKVLELERGSEYASVTSRFYDGSKFKLHKFDELVDSLAVADSLQALADSTAAADSLKPFEGGTPEPEPEPEIKPQEDLQEPEQAGEGGAGTEPLPSEPDPDEPKPEEPKPEEPTPDEPAPDEETPPQPPEDLPDEDGGSELLKPDAPSE comes from the coding sequence ATGAGAAAAATAGTTCCGCTGTTTTTACTGGCCTTTGCTCTGGCCTCCTGCATCCAGGTGAACACGCTGTACAACGCGCGCAAGTATTTCGCCGCCGCGCAGGCCAGGCCCCTGAACGCCAATGGCCGGCCCAACAACCAGGCCGTGGAGGAGTACACCAAGACAATCCAGAAATGCGGCATCATTCTCAGCAACGAAACCCGGGACAGCCGCAGCGACGACGCGCTCTTCCTGATGGCCAGAGCCCTTTACTACAAAGGCAACAGCGCTTTCCAGGCCAAGGACCAGTTCGAATCCCTGATCAAGGGCTGGCCGGACAGCCCCTTCTTCGGCGAGGCGCACATCTACCTGGCCCGGGTGCTGCGCGACATCAACCGCAAGGAAGAAGCGGTGAAGGTGCTGCAGGAATTCATTCTGGATCCCCAGCACAAAAAACTGCATCCCCGCGCCCTGCTCACCCTGGCGGAATTCAACATTGCCGACAAGGATTACCTGCAGGCCCAGTATTGGCTGGGAAGGATCATCACAGACTATCCCAAGTCCAGCGAATACCGCGAAGCTTTCTTCATTTACGGGCAGAACTACTTCATCCAGCAGGACTACCAGGCCGCGCTGGAGGAGTTTCAGAAGATAGCCAAAGACGGCCGCATCCCCCAGGCAATGAAGCTGGACGCTCGCTACTATGTGGCTTTGAACCAGTTTCTGCTGGGCGATCACGAGCAAAGCCGCAAAACCCTGCAGAAATTGCTCAAAGACGAACTCCGTCCGGAAAAGATCTCCCAGGCCAGGGTGCTGCAAGCCAGGCTGATGCTGGCTCGCGGTGATGCGGAGCAAGGCCTTGCCGAGATCGAGGACATCAGCAAGGTTTATCCCCGCACGCTGAGCTCGGCCGAGGCGCAATACCGTTTGGGCGAACATTTTTTCTACCAGGCCATGGATCTGGAAAAAGCCGGCACAGCTTACAATAAAGTGCGCACGGAATTTGCGAACTCGGAACTTGCCGAACCCGGCCAGCAAAAAGCCACCGCGGTCAATCAACTGAAGGCCAGGGTCAGCTTCGATCCCACTGTCAACCTGCAGCAATTTGTGGATTACCATATCTCCGCGGCGGAAAACTACTTCAACGTGTTTTCCCTGCCGGATTCCGCGCTGCTGATGTATCAGCGGATCATCGATTCGCGTGACAGCCTGGTGACCCTGCGGGATAGCGTGGCGGTGGAACTGGCCCCCAAACAGGGACGGGTGGACTCGCTGAGCGTGGCCCTGGCCGCCTTGCCGGAACCGGTGATGCCGGACAGCACGGTGGTGATCGCCGACAGCCTGGCGGTTGCAGCCGATTCCCTGGCCGTGGCTGACAGCCTGAACCTGGCTGAAACTGAGATCATCAAGGATCTGGAGGCCGGGGCGGACAGCCTGAACCTGGCTGAAACTGAGATTATCAAGGATCTGGAGGCCGGGGCGGACAGCCTTTTGATCACGGAGCTGGCACCAGATCTGGAAACCGTGGCGGACAGTCTGAACCTGGCCGAAACTGAGATCATCAAGGATGTGGAGGCCGGGGCGGACAGCCTTTCATTACCTCAACTCGATCCTGATCCGGACACCGTGGCGGACAGCCTGGACCTGGCCGAAACTGAGATCATCAGGGATCTGGAGGCCGGGGCGGACAGCCTTTTGATCACGGAGTTGGCACCAGATCCGGAAACCGTGGCCGACAGCCTGGACATCATCGAAAGCGCTCCGGACCCTGAGGAACAGCGCCGGCAGCTTCAACAGCAGCTGACTTCTGCGGAAACCGAACTTAAACAGGCCCAGGACCGTCTGCAGGCTCTGGATACGCTCTTGCAGCGCTACGACCGGGAACTGATCCCGCTTGCCCTGTTTTCCCAAGCCAACATCCACAGCCGGACCGGCCCCGACCGTCCGCGCATGGAAGCCATTTATGCGGACATGCTGGCGCGCTTTCCCAACAACAAATACACCAATGCCCTGGAAGACCTGCTGGCTGGAGAGACGGTACGCCTTGTCGATCCAGCGGAGGAAGCCCAGGAACTGCTTCTGGACAGGGCTTTCGGCCTGGCAGAGTCAGCGCCGGATTCCATGCTGGTGATCCTGAACGAACTTGCCGCCTCGGATTACCTGCCGATCAGCCTGAAAGCCAATTACCGCCTGGGCTGGTACCACACTTTCGAGCTGCCGGACACCACCGCGGCCAGGCCCTATCTGGACAAGGTGCTCGAGCTCGAACGCGGCAGCGAGTACGCCAGCGTGACCTCCCGCTTTTACGATGGCAGCAAGTTCAAGCTGCACAAATTCGACGAGTTGGTCGATTCCCTGGCAGTGGCGGACAGTCTGCAGGCCCTGGCTGATTCAACGGCGGCAGCCGATTCACTGAAACCCTTTGAAGGCGGCACACCCGAGCCGGAACCAGAGCCGGAGATCAAGCCGCAGGAAGATCTCCAGGAGCCGGAACAAGCGGGGGAAGGCGGCGCCGGAACGGAACCTTTGCCGTCGGAACCCGACCCGGATGAGCCCAAGCCGGAAGAGCCCAAGCCGGAAGAACCCACACCGGATGAGCCCGCGCCGGATGAAGAAACCCCGCCGCAACCGCCGGAAGATCTGCCGGATGAGGACGGCGGCTCTGAACTCCTGAAACCGGATGCCCCCTCAGAGTAA
- the hutH gene encoding histidine ammonia-lyase codes for MQTIAIDGNSLSLEQVEEIAVQRSPIALTEACLAKVSKCRDYVDTVIARGDVVYGLTTGFGKFSTVTIPPEHIAELQLNLIRSHATSVGPAYSTAQVRAIMLLRVNVLAKGHSGIRVQTLQTLVGMLNRGVHPVIPMRGSVGASGDLSPLSHLALPLIGEGEAEFQGELLSGAEAMLRAGLEPVALAAKEGLALNNGTQVMAALGVLNLLEAERLCRYADLSAAASIDALQGTPRAFDPLIHALRPHPGQAASAANLRKLLADSPLRASHANCGNVQDAYSLRCTPQVHGATRDALAYARGVLEVEINSATDNPLIFPEEEKVISGGNFHGQPLALALDTLAIAIAELASIAERRVEQMLNPALNRGLNPFLAKRPGIDSGYMIVQLTAASLVSENKVLAHPACVDNIPTSANQEDHVSMGSISANKLVQVVENVRAVLAMELMISCQALDLRGIPSSPGLERVKALLRQSVPRLEEDRISYPDVNAAIALLSSGAIFSALAAAGVDLY; via the coding sequence ATGCAGACAATAGCCATCGACGGAAACAGCCTGAGCCTGGAGCAGGTGGAGGAAATAGCTGTACAGCGCTCACCCATAGCGCTAACCGAGGCCTGTTTGGCCAAGGTGAGTAAATGCCGCGATTACGTGGACACGGTGATCGCTCGCGGCGACGTGGTGTACGGTCTCACCACCGGTTTCGGCAAATTCAGCACGGTCACCATCCCGCCGGAACACATCGCGGAACTGCAGTTGAACCTGATCCGCAGCCACGCCACCAGCGTTGGCCCCGCCTACAGCACGGCCCAGGTTCGCGCCATCATGCTGCTGCGGGTGAACGTTTTGGCCAAAGGGCATTCCGGCATCCGCGTGCAAACCCTGCAAACCCTGGTGGGGATGCTGAACCGGGGAGTGCATCCGGTGATCCCGATGCGTGGATCAGTGGGCGCCAGCGGCGACCTTTCACCTCTTTCGCATCTGGCCTTGCCGCTGATCGGCGAAGGCGAGGCGGAATTCCAGGGCGAGCTCCTGAGCGGCGCGGAAGCCATGCTCAGAGCGGGCTTGGAACCGGTAGCCCTGGCTGCCAAAGAAGGCCTGGCGCTGAACAACGGCACCCAGGTGATGGCGGCTTTGGGCGTTTTGAACCTGCTGGAGGCCGAACGGCTGTGCAGATACGCCGATCTCAGCGCCGCCGCCAGCATCGACGCGCTGCAGGGCACGCCGCGGGCTTTCGATCCGCTGATCCACGCCTTGCGTCCCCATCCCGGCCAGGCAGCCAGCGCGGCCAATCTGCGCAAGCTGCTGGCCGACAGTCCTCTGCGCGCCTCGCACGCGAACTGCGGCAACGTTCAGGACGCCTACAGCCTGCGCTGCACACCGCAGGTCCATGGCGCCACGCGCGACGCTCTGGCCTACGCGCGCGGGGTTCTGGAGGTTGAGATAAATTCCGCCACGGACAATCCGCTGATCTTTCCCGAAGAAGAGAAGGTGATCTCGGGAGGCAATTTTCACGGCCAACCCCTTGCCCTGGCACTGGATACACTGGCCATCGCCATCGCGGAACTGGCCTCCATCGCGGAACGGCGCGTGGAGCAAATGCTCAATCCCGCCCTCAACCGCGGTTTGAATCCTTTTCTGGCCAAGCGTCCGGGTATCGATTCCGGCTACATGATCGTGCAGCTCACCGCCGCCTCGCTGGTTTCTGAAAACAAGGTTTTGGCCCATCCCGCCTGCGTTGACAATATTCCCACCTCCGCCAACCAGGAAGATCACGTTTCCATGGGCTCCATATCCGCGAACAAACTGGTGCAGGTGGTGGAAAATGTTCGCGCTGTGCTGGCCATGGAGCTGATGATTTCCTGCCAGGCCCTGGACCTGCGGGGCATTCCCAGCTCGCCGGGTTTGGAGCGGGTGAAGGCGCTGCTGCGCCAGAGCGTCCCCCGGCTGGAAGAAGACCGGATCTCGTATCCAGACGTGAACGCCGCGATCGCGCTCTTGTCCTCCGGAGCCATTTTCAGCGCCCTGGCCGCCGCGGGCGTAGATTTGTATTGA
- a CDS encoding FG-GAP-like repeat-containing protein yields the protein MKASSNEASFLGNVVRRGALVFLFLICAAPVCAQTDYLVVDVDDLFGLWYSESDWGDFDNDGDLDLLMAGYGPTSGQGYHKFYRNDGNSAFALLDLGITGTGNGSVAFADLDGDNDLDAFVCGQSATGVDFSGIYINEAASFILSDAVIPHRISSSVRFGDYDCDGDLDILLTGGTVDDTSTSFIHIFRNDGDFNFSQVDVNAPGIRYGNADFGDYNNDGWLDIALTGSAGTSNYISKILAGNSEGTFSETGATLPGLRYSRISWYDFDCDGDLDLLLSGSYSNSEPSVFKLFRNDGDDVFTDVPQPNVIGERQGDVAWGDINNDGYPDLIVNGLITTTTYVEKLYLYNPQNGLYEDAQTLTYLKYAAISLGDYDNDGKLDMSVSGHYASGNYWNKLYQNINPAANTAPQPPLALGSEVTGSDVLLSWGSGTDGETPSAGLSYNLRVGTLPGVCDVVSPHADLASGWRKVARPGNAGQRHDYSLRNLPDGTYYWSVQAIDNCFAGSGFAPEQTFTIGAVPVQENLLPALPRVSNHPNPFNPTTRISFTLMSAGKVEVSVFNSRGQKVAILADACLPAGDHSLSWNGTGLNGAILPSGVYDLRVRHGAATLHHRMALIK from the coding sequence ATGAAAGCGTCATCTAATGAGGCTTCATTCCTCGGAAACGTTGTCCGCCGGGGTGCCCTCGTATTCCTTTTTCTGATCTGCGCGGCCCCGGTCTGCGCCCAAACCGATTATCTGGTGGTGGATGTGGACGATCTTTTCGGACTCTGGTACAGCGAAAGCGACTGGGGCGATTTTGATAACGACGGAGACCTGGACCTGCTGATGGCTGGTTACGGACCCACCTCCGGCCAAGGTTACCACAAATTTTACCGCAACGACGGCAATTCCGCCTTCGCTCTGCTGGATCTGGGCATCACGGGCACAGGCAACGGCAGCGTGGCTTTTGCCGATCTGGACGGAGACAACGACCTGGACGCCTTTGTCTGCGGCCAGTCTGCCACGGGTGTGGATTTCAGCGGCATCTACATTAACGAGGCGGCAAGCTTCATCCTCTCCGACGCGGTCATTCCGCACCGGATCTCCAGTTCGGTCCGCTTCGGGGATTACGATTGCGATGGCGATCTGGACATCCTCCTGACCGGCGGAACGGTTGACGATACCTCCACCAGCTTCATCCACATCTTCCGCAATGACGGTGATTTCAATTTCAGCCAGGTGGATGTGAACGCCCCGGGGATCAGATATGGCAATGCCGATTTCGGAGATTACAACAACGACGGCTGGCTGGACATCGCCCTCACCGGAAGCGCGGGAACCAGCAATTACATCTCCAAGATCCTGGCCGGTAACAGCGAAGGAACTTTCTCCGAAACCGGGGCAACCCTTCCCGGCCTGCGCTACAGCCGCATATCATGGTACGATTTCGATTGCGACGGCGATCTGGACCTCCTGCTCAGCGGTTCCTACAGCAATTCCGAACCCAGCGTGTTCAAACTCTTTCGCAATGACGGGGATGACGTCTTCACCGACGTCCCCCAGCCAAACGTGATCGGCGAAAGGCAGGGTGATGTGGCTTGGGGAGACATCAACAACGACGGCTATCCGGATCTGATCGTGAATGGCCTGATCACCACCACCACCTACGTGGAAAAACTCTATCTCTACAACCCCCAAAACGGCCTCTATGAAGACGCCCAGACCCTCACTTACCTCAAATACGCGGCCATTTCCCTGGGGGATTATGATAACGACGGCAAGCTGGACATGAGCGTAAGTGGCCACTATGCGTCCGGTAATTATTGGAACAAACTCTATCAGAACATCAATCCCGCGGCCAACACAGCGCCGCAACCTCCGCTGGCCTTGGGCAGCGAGGTCACGGGCAGCGACGTTCTGCTAAGCTGGGGCTCGGGCACAGACGGCGAAACCCCCTCTGCCGGGCTTTCCTACAACCTGAGAGTGGGTACCCTGCCCGGCGTCTGCGACGTCGTCAGTCCCCATGCCGACCTGGCAAGCGGCTGGCGCAAAGTGGCCCGGCCTGGAAACGCCGGACAGCGCCACGATTATTCCTTGCGAAACCTGCCCGATGGCACCTATTACTGGAGCGTGCAGGCCATCGACAACTGCTTCGCGGGATCTGGCTTCGCCCCCGAACAGACTTTCACCATCGGCGCCGTGCCCGTTCAGGAAAACCTGCTGCCCGCCCTTCCCCGGGTGTCCAACCATCCCAATCCCTTCAACCCCACCACCCGGATCAGCTTTACCCTGATGTCAGCCGGAAAGGTGGAAGTGTCTGTCTTCAACTCGCGCGGGCAAAAAGTGGCGATCCTGGCCGACGCGTGCCTTCCCGCCGGCGATCACAGCCTGTCCTGGAACGGAACCGGCCTGAACGGAGCCATCCTCCCTTCCGGGGTTTACGATCTTCGCGTCCGCCATGGCGCGGCCACACTGCATCACAGGATGGCGCTGATCAAATAG
- a CDS encoding chitobiase/beta-hexosaminidase C-terminal domain-containing protein: protein MNKTILTLAALLSVLCLFAGAPEVTAVTASQQENLVVIDYYLAHPDELLCNVSVEISDDGGLSYGIVPSPGSLSGDIGILEATVQGAPRQIVWDYSQDGIPSGTNYRAKVVADDNIPVIVSPLTHVLTAADLPFIVHMDEMNLVLLNSAPAQYYTPGNILVMAPCPQIPSGLIRKVVSFYFSGNLVYLETVTATLEEAFDQVQLSFSGDLKASDMVSFGPLVDGVTYVPDGKDLSHTFDLSFEMTTDEGVKLAVTGEVKITLGYDMSITVSGPFWDTKLSYLKAGGHGSVNATIGLEIGGELSVDKKVELGVINFAPITVWAGPVPIVLLPSVTLALELEAGVGASVTTSVTDIVTFSAGIKYDEDASAQWSPYGDAANSFSFNPPSLSTSLNASVAAGPQLELKLYGIAGPFIYTPLYVELEADVFATPWWTLKAGFKADAGVEVEVLGVGLEWGVTVFDYPITLASATTDQVAQPSFSPGGANYAAAQNVTISCSTDGASIRYTTDGSDPSTASTLYFGPVNINSDTTLKARAFKSPWKPSDTASATYTISTPAVATPAVSPAAGDYLTSVVVSISCATDAANIHYTTDGTTPTTSSLQYVNPFTLTESATVNARGFKDGYNASLTASAAYAIIDVEEYGSGKDASIHAAMPNTNDGTGERLTVRNGVGNPLYPPPAGSWQIDTLIWFSLASVPAGSTIDSATLMLYYCDNKDNNPAGRTLSLFSANLPWNENTLTWNNQPTYPVATSVSSSVPASCPSWMAWDVTADVQDFVAGTTLNYGWKITDITPWNDYNIPITYFRSRDYVNTTERPYLEVQLAGKAEPLIFK, encoded by the coding sequence ATGAACAAGACAATCCTGACCCTCGCGGCCCTGCTATCCGTCCTGTGCCTGTTCGCGGGCGCTCCGGAAGTGACCGCCGTGACCGCCTCCCAGCAGGAAAACCTGGTGGTGATCGACTACTACCTCGCCCATCCCGACGAATTGTTGTGTAACGTCTCGGTGGAAATATCGGACGACGGTGGCCTCAGCTACGGCATCGTTCCCAGCCCTGGTTCCCTGAGCGGGGATATCGGCATCCTCGAAGCCACCGTACAGGGCGCTCCCCGCCAGATCGTCTGGGATTACAGCCAGGACGGCATCCCCTCTGGCACCAACTACCGTGCCAAGGTGGTCGCCGACGATAACATCCCCGTCATCGTATCTCCCCTCACCCATGTCCTCACAGCCGCCGATCTGCCCTTCATAGTGCATATGGACGAGATGAACCTGGTGCTTCTCAACTCAGCCCCGGCTCAATACTACACCCCCGGCAACATCCTTGTAATGGCTCCCTGCCCCCAGATCCCCTCCGGCCTGATACGCAAGGTCGTCAGCTTCTATTTCTCGGGCAACCTGGTTTACCTCGAAACGGTAACTGCCACGCTGGAAGAGGCCTTCGATCAGGTCCAGCTGAGCTTCAGCGGGGACCTGAAAGCCTCGGACATGGTTTCCTTCGGCCCCTTGGTGGACGGAGTCACTTATGTTCCGGATGGCAAGGACCTCAGCCATACATTCGACCTGAGTTTCGAGATGACCACGGATGAAGGGGTCAAACTCGCTGTCACCGGGGAAGTTAAAATTACCCTGGGCTACGACATGAGCATCACCGTGAGCGGACCCTTTTGGGACACGAAACTGAGTTACCTGAAAGCCGGTGGACATGGATCTGTGAATGCCACCATTGGACTGGAGATCGGCGGTGAACTCTCGGTGGACAAAAAGGTCGAACTCGGCGTGATAAATTTCGCGCCCATAACCGTCTGGGCGGGTCCCGTGCCAATCGTTTTGCTCCCCTCCGTGACTTTGGCCCTGGAGCTTGAAGCCGGCGTGGGAGCCTCTGTCACAACCTCGGTGACCGATATCGTAACTTTTTCCGCCGGGATCAAATACGATGAGGACGCTTCGGCCCAATGGTCACCCTATGGAGACGCCGCCAATAGCTTCAGCTTCAATCCGCCTTCGCTCTCCACGAGTTTGAACGCCTCCGTCGCCGCGGGGCCGCAACTGGAGCTCAAGCTCTACGGCATTGCCGGTCCGTTTATATATACCCCCCTCTACGTTGAACTGGAAGCCGATGTCTTTGCCACTCCCTGGTGGACCTTGAAGGCCGGCTTCAAAGCCGATGCCGGGGTGGAGGTTGAAGTGTTGGGCGTCGGATTGGAATGGGGAGTCACCGTTTTCGACTACCCCATTACTCTGGCCTCGGCCACCACCGACCAGGTCGCCCAGCCTTCTTTCAGCCCGGGCGGAGCAAACTATGCCGCCGCCCAGAACGTTACCATCTCCTGCTCCACCGACGGCGCTTCCATCCGCTACACCACCGACGGCAGCGATCCCAGCACCGCCTCAACCCTCTACTTCGGGCCGGTGAACATCAACTCCGACACCACCCTGAAGGCCAGGGCGTTCAAGAGCCCCTGGAAGCCCAGTGACACAGCCTCGGCCACTTACACGATTTCAACCCCGGCGGTGGCGACCCCGGCGGTCAGCCCCGCTGCCGGAGACTACCTGACATCCGTGGTTGTCTCCATCTCCTGCGCCACCGACGCCGCCAACATCCACTACACCACCGACGGCACCACTCCCACCACTTCCTCACTCCAGTATGTGAACCCCTTCACTCTCACAGAGTCCGCCACCGTCAACGCCAGAGGCTTCAAGGACGGATACAATGCCAGCCTCACCGCCTCCGCCGCATACGCGATCATCGACGTGGAGGAGTATGGGTCCGGAAAGGACGCCAGCATCCACGCGGCCATGCCAAACACCAACGACGGCACCGGAGAGCGCCTCACTGTGAGGAACGGGGTGGGAAATCCGCTCTATCCGCCCCCGGCCGGGTCCTGGCAGATCGACACCCTCATCTGGTTCAGCCTGGCTTCGGTCCCCGCTGGCTCCACCATCGATTCCGCCACCCTGATGCTATACTACTGCGATAACAAGGACAACAACCCGGCAGGCCGGACGCTGTCGCTTTTCAGCGCCAACCTGCCCTGGAACGAAAACACGCTCACCTGGAACAACCAGCCCACCTATCCCGTGGCCACCTCAGTCTCCAGCTCCGTGCCCGCCTCCTGCCCTTCCTGGATGGCCTGGGACGTAACAGCCGACGTCCAGGATTTTGTGGCTGGAACAACCCTCAACTATGGCTGGAAGATCACCGACATCACGCCCTGGAACGACTACAACATCCCCATCACCTATTTCCGTTCCCGGGACTACGTCAATACAACGGAACGTCCCTACCTCGAGGTGCAACTGGCCGGAAAGGCGGAGCCGCTGATCTTCAAGTGA
- a CDS encoding [FeFe] hydrogenase, group A, translating to MAKTVNIWIDDQHLEVPDTMTIIEAARQHGIYIPSLCYHPDLPPTANCGVCVVEITGNPAPKRACCTPVAEGMKIVTNTRKLRSYRKTLVEMILSNHDVVCPTCVANNKCELQTLANNLGVDPEALPSILVKQPVDTSSLSIIRDVNKCIACGRCINVCNEVQTVYALTFSDRGIDAHIDTAFGLGMANSPCVNCGQCTVYCPTGALRERGEIDEVWEAILDPDKHVIVQEAPSVRVSLGEDFGLPLGSVTPKKMYAALRKIGFDSVMDTNFTADLTIMEEGTECVAKLVAGEKRPLITSCSPGWIKFMETYYPDLADCVSTAKSPMSMFGVLSKTYYAQEHNIDPAKIVSVAVMPCTAKKFEARRPELRDSGFQDTDYVLTTRELIRMIKEAGIDFANLPEEEPDEGMSFYSGAGTIFGATGGVMEAAIRSAYYLVTKTDLANVEITGVRGLEGVKEAAIDVPGFGEVRVAVAHGLSNARKVMDQVREGLATKGESPWHFIEIMACPGGCVGGGGQPYGNDIASRARRGLSLYEEDRNLPVRQSHRNPEVLKVYERFLGEPNSPLALKLLHTYYFKRSVNSGQVLEQVTHKHEAH from the coding sequence ATGGCTAAAACAGTAAATATCTGGATCGATGACCAACATCTGGAAGTTCCGGATACGATGACCATCATCGAAGCCGCTCGCCAGCACGGGATCTATATCCCCAGCCTGTGTTACCATCCCGATCTGCCGCCCACGGCCAACTGCGGCGTCTGCGTGGTGGAGATCACCGGAAATCCGGCCCCCAAACGCGCTTGCTGCACCCCCGTGGCCGAAGGGATGAAGATCGTTACCAACACCAGGAAACTGCGTTCCTACCGCAAAACCCTGGTGGAGATGATCCTTTCCAACCACGACGTGGTTTGCCCCACCTGCGTGGCCAACAACAAATGCGAGCTCCAAACCCTGGCGAATAACCTCGGCGTGGACCCCGAAGCCCTGCCCAGCATCCTGGTGAAACAACCTGTCGACACCAGCTCCCTGTCCATCATCCGCGACGTGAACAAATGCATCGCCTGCGGACGCTGCATCAACGTTTGCAACGAAGTTCAGACCGTTTACGCCCTCACCTTCTCCGACCGCGGCATCGATGCCCACATCGACACCGCCTTCGGGCTCGGCATGGCCAACAGCCCCTGCGTGAACTGCGGCCAATGCACGGTTTACTGCCCCACCGGCGCTCTGCGCGAACGCGGCGAGATCGACGAGGTCTGGGAAGCCATCCTCGACCCCGACAAACACGTGATCGTGCAGGAAGCTCCCTCCGTCCGCGTTTCCCTGGGTGAGGATTTCGGCCTGCCGCTCGGCTCCGTGACCCCCAAGAAAATGTATGCCGCCCTGCGCAAGATCGGCTTCGACAGCGTGATGGACACAAACTTCACCGCCGACCTCACCATCATGGAGGAAGGCACCGAATGCGTGGCCAAGCTGGTTGCCGGCGAAAAGCGCCCCCTGATCACCTCCTGCTCCCCGGGCTGGATCAAATTCATGGAAACTTACTATCCCGACCTCGCGGACTGCGTTTCCACCGCCAAATCCCCCATGAGCATGTTCGGCGTGCTGTCCAAGACCTACTACGCCCAGGAACACAACATCGATCCCGCCAAGATCGTCTCCGTGGCCGTGATGCCCTGCACCGCGAAGAAATTCGAGGCCCGGCGCCCCGAACTGCGTGATTCCGGCTTCCAGGACACGGACTATGTGCTCACCACCCGCGAACTGATCCGCATGATCAAGGAAGCGGGCATCGATTTCGCCAATCTGCCGGAAGAGGAACCGGATGAGGGCATGAGCTTCTATTCCGGGGCCGGCACCATCTTTGGCGCCACCGGCGGCGTGATGGAAGCAGCGATCCGCTCCGCCTACTACCTGGTCACCAAAACCGACCTCGCCAACGTCGAGATCACCGGTGTCCGCGGTCTGGAAGGCGTGAAGGAAGCCGCGATCGACGTTCCCGGCTTCGGCGAGGTTCGCGTGGCCGTCGCCCACGGGCTTTCCAACGCCCGCAAGGTGATGGACCAGGTGCGCGAAGGCCTGGCCACCAAAGGCGAATCGCCCTGGCACTTCATCGAGATCATGGCCTGCCCCGGCGGTTGCGTCGGCGGCGGCGGACAGCCCTACGGCAACGATATCGCTTCCCGCGCCCGCAGAGGCCTCTCCCTCTACGAGGAAGACCGCAATCTGCCCGTGCGCCAGTCCCACCGGAATCCTGAAGTTCTCAAGGTTTACGAGCGCTTCCTCGGCGAACCCAACTCCCCCCTCGCCCTCAAGCTGCTCCACACCTACTACTTCAAACGCTCCGTCAACAGCGGCCAGGTGCTCGAACAGGTAACCCATAAGCACGAAGCCCACTGA